The following coding sequences are from one Gemmatimonadota bacterium window:
- the tnpB gene encoding IS66 family insertion sequence element accessory protein TnpB, whose protein sequence is MLLLPSAVRIYVASEPVDLRRGFDGLAATTRSVIGADPLSGHVFVFINRRRNRVKLLVWDRTGYVLLYKRLERGTFELPTKPEAGRRHVEVDAGELGLMLEGLDLRGARRRPRWYRLPGRSAEPVALPSTQDRARAGGLDAPSSRGSRSGA, encoded by the coding sequence ATGCTGTTGCTGCCCTCGGCGGTGCGCATCTACGTGGCGTCGGAGCCGGTGGACCTGCGTCGCGGCTTCGACGGCCTAGCGGCGACGACGCGGAGCGTGATAGGCGCGGACCCACTGAGCGGGCACGTGTTCGTGTTTATCAACCGACGACGCAACCGCGTGAAGCTGTTGGTGTGGGACCGCACGGGCTACGTGCTGCTGTACAAGCGTCTGGAACGTGGCACGTTCGAGCTACCGACGAAGCCTGAGGCAGGGCGTCGTCACGTGGAGGTGGACGCGGGCGAGCTGGGGCTGATGCTTGAGGGTCTCGATCTCAGGGGTGCGCGGCGTCGCCCGCGCTGGTACCGGCTACCGGGACGTAGCGCGGAGCCGGTGGCGCTGCCATCCACTCAGGACCGTGCGCGCGCGGGTGGCCTGGACGCGCCGTCTTCGCGGGGTTCGCGTTCGGGCGCCTGA